A genome region from Ignavibacteriota bacterium includes the following:
- a CDS encoding sigma-70 family RNA polymerase sigma factor produces MVKITKQYTNRESQSLDKYLQEIGKVELLKSEEEIDLARRIKKGDQTALEKLTKANLRFVVSVAKQYQNQGLSLGDLINEGNLGLIKAAKRFDETRGFKFISYAVWWIRQSILQALAEQSRIVRLPLNRVGALNKIGKAFSSLEQEFEREPSASELAEELDMSLFEVSDTLKISGRHLSMDAPFAQGEDNRLLDVIQDERQPAPDSELMKESLSREVERALSTLSEREAEVIRLYFGLGREHSLTLEEIGEKFKLTRERVRQIKEKAIRRLRHASRSKQLRAYLG; encoded by the coding sequence ATGGTCAAGATTACCAAGCAGTATACGAATCGGGAGAGTCAGTCTCTCGACAAGTATCTGCAGGAGATCGGCAAGGTCGAGCTGCTCAAGTCGGAAGAGGAAATCGACCTTGCCCGACGCATCAAAAAAGGCGATCAGACCGCACTCGAGAAACTGACGAAGGCGAACCTCCGGTTCGTCGTGAGCGTCGCCAAGCAGTACCAGAACCAGGGATTGTCCCTCGGGGACCTGATCAACGAAGGGAATCTGGGCCTCATCAAGGCCGCGAAGCGCTTCGATGAGACGCGTGGCTTCAAGTTCATCTCGTACGCGGTGTGGTGGATCCGGCAGTCGATCCTGCAGGCGCTCGCGGAACAGTCGCGCATCGTCCGCCTCCCGCTCAACAGGGTTGGCGCACTCAATAAGATCGGCAAGGCTTTCAGTTCGCTCGAGCAGGAATTCGAACGCGAGCCCAGCGCCAGCGAGCTCGCGGAAGAGCTCGATATGTCGCTCTTCGAAGTGTCCGACACCCTGAAGATCTCCGGCCGCCACCTTTCGATGGATGCGCCGTTCGCCCAGGGCGAGGACAACCGCCTGCTGGATGTGATCCAGGACGAGCGTCAGCCGGCACCGGACAGCGAATTGATGAAGGAGTCGCTCAGCAGGGAAGTGGAGCGTGCGCTTTCGACCCTGAGTGAGCGCGAAGCAGAAGTGATCCGTCTGTACTTCGGGCTGGGGCGCGAACATTCGCTGACGCTCGAAGAGATCGGCGAGAAATTCAAGCTGACCCGCGAGCGCGTGCGCCAGATCAAGGAGAAGGCGATCCGCCGGCTCCGGCACGCGTCGCGCAGCAAGCAGTTGCGCGCATATCTGGGGTGA
- a CDS encoding C40 family peptidase, with protein sequence MATGTTGHRPVGPWPVPVVILGLLLTALMLAGCTASSPRFRGTGGGEYDEENELRFASRIREEERREDDRTVSVEETSRRLSSRMVPSRKYSNQTPAGLNRDRLLLDVIGYLGVPYVYGGNDRGGIDCSGFTAQVYKSATRKLLPRSAREQYGAGAPVSTSELQFGDLVFFNTTGRVPSHVGIYIEDDLFAHASVTRGVTFSSLESTYYKKRYVGARRIVRDIAD encoded by the coding sequence ATGGCAACCGGCACGACCGGCCATCGACCTGTCGGTCCCTGGCCGGTACCGGTCGTGATCCTCGGTCTGCTCCTGACAGCGCTCATGCTGGCGGGATGTACGGCGTCCTCGCCGCGCTTCCGCGGCACGGGGGGCGGGGAGTACGACGAGGAGAATGAACTCCGGTTCGCCAGCCGTATCCGGGAAGAGGAACGGCGGGAGGACGACCGCACTGTGAGCGTGGAGGAAACGTCGCGCCGGCTGTCCAGCCGCATGGTCCCCTCCAGGAAATACTCCAACCAGACACCCGCCGGATTGAACCGCGACAGACTTCTCCTGGACGTGATAGGGTACCTCGGTGTACCCTATGTGTACGGGGGCAACGACCGGGGAGGCATCGATTGTTCGGGATTCACCGCGCAGGTCTACAAGAGCGCGACCAGGAAGCTGTTGCCCCGATCGGCGAGGGAACAGTATGGTGCCGGAGCCCCGGTGTCGACATCGGAACTGCAGTTCGGGGATCTGGTGTTCTTTAATACGACGGGCAGGGTGCCGTCCCACGTCGGGATCTACATCGAGGATGACCTGTTCGCGCACGCGAGCGTGACGCGCGGGGTGACCTTCTCGTCGCTGGAAAGCACGTACTACAAGAAACGCTACGTCGGCGCCCGGCGTATCGTCCGTGATATAGCAGATTAG
- the def gene encoding peptide deformylase, which produces MLPIYTYAHAVLRKKARPFKGVNDAIVRLGHDMMETMHRANGIGLAANQVGVTQRIITVDLTGSEDYENFSPLIMLNPEVTDEEGAWSIEEGCLSLPELRDEVERPESLRVTYRDLNFDPQVMEVDGMLGRVILHEIDHLNGVLFIDHLNLIKRRLLRGRLNKIKSGDVPVEYEIAPIPAASTVTA; this is translated from the coding sequence ATTCTGCCCATCTATACGTATGCTCATGCCGTGCTCCGGAAGAAGGCGCGCCCCTTCAAAGGAGTGAACGATGCCATCGTCCGCCTCGGCCACGACATGATGGAAACCATGCACCGGGCCAACGGCATCGGCCTCGCCGCCAACCAGGTCGGCGTGACCCAGCGGATCATCACCGTCGACCTGACGGGCTCCGAAGACTACGAGAATTTCTCCCCGCTCATCATGCTGAACCCCGAGGTCACCGATGAAGAAGGGGCGTGGTCCATCGAAGAAGGATGCCTGAGCCTCCCGGAGCTGCGCGATGAGGTCGAACGGCCGGAGAGCCTGCGCGTGACGTACCGCGACCTGAACTTCGACCCGCAGGTCATGGAAGTGGACGGCATGCTGGGGCGTGTGATCCTGCATGAGATCGACCACCTCAATGGCGTCCTCTTCATCGATCATCTGAATCTGATCAAGCGCCGACTGCTGCGCGGACGCCTCAACAAGATCAAGAGCGGCGATGTGCCGGTGGAGTACGAGATCGCTCCCATCCCCGCTGCTTCCACCGTGACCGCGTAG
- a CDS encoding methionyl-tRNA formyltransferase, whose protein sequence is MPAARIIFMGTPEFAVPSLARLIDAGHEIVTVVTGPDKPRGRGQKLTPTPVKELALAHHLPLLQPESVKDPAFADAVRAAAPDIAVVVAFRILPRAVFAVPKLGTFNLHSSLLPRYRGAAPINWAVINGDTETGVTTFFLDDRVDTGAMLLQERIAIGPEEDAGSVHDRLAVLGAEVVARTVDHILQGDLVPRQQDPGAATPAPKIFKDHCHIDWTKPARIVHDLIRGMSPHPGAFAFHDGHVLKIYRSTVGQGRVRGIPGTVLVDDGRLFVMAADHPLEIIDLQQEGRRRMTSAEFLRGYTFPHSTLLT, encoded by the coding sequence ATGCCGGCCGCGCGCATCATCTTCATGGGGACGCCCGAGTTCGCGGTCCCCAGTCTGGCCCGGCTCATCGATGCCGGGCACGAGATCGTGACCGTGGTGACCGGTCCGGACAAGCCCCGCGGCCGTGGGCAGAAGCTCACGCCGACGCCCGTCAAAGAACTTGCCCTCGCGCATCACCTTCCGCTGCTGCAACCGGAATCCGTGAAGGACCCTGCGTTCGCCGACGCCGTACGCGCGGCCGCACCCGATATCGCCGTCGTCGTTGCATTCCGCATCCTTCCCCGCGCCGTGTTCGCGGTGCCGAAGCTCGGGACCTTCAATCTGCATTCGTCACTGCTTCCGAGATACCGCGGCGCCGCGCCGATCAATTGGGCAGTGATCAACGGCGACACCGAGACGGGGGTGACGACCTTCTTTCTGGACGACCGCGTCGATACGGGTGCGATGCTCCTCCAGGAACGCATCGCGATCGGGCCGGAGGAAGATGCGGGGAGTGTGCACGACCGCCTCGCCGTGCTCGGCGCGGAAGTGGTGGCGCGTACCGTGGACCACATTCTGCAGGGGGATCTTGTACCCCGGCAGCAGGATCCCGGCGCCGCCACACCAGCACCGAAGATCTTCAAGGACCACTGTCACATCGACTGGACGAAGCCGGCACGCATCGTTCACGATCTCATCCGGGGCATGTCGCCGCATCCGGGTGCATTTGCGTTTCACGACGGCCATGTGCTCAAGATCTACAGGAGTACCGTCGGGCAGGGAAGAGTGCGGGGGATACCGGGAACGGTGCTTGTTGACGATGGCCGGTTGTTCGTGATGGCCGCCGATCATCCGCTGGAGATCATCGACCTGCAGCAGGAGGGCCGCCGGCGCATGACATCGGCCGAGTTCCTCCGCGGCTACACGTTCCCGCATTCCACTCTCCTGACGTAA
- a CDS encoding ParA family protein: protein MGKIITITNQKGGVGKTTTAVNLAACLAAAERPTLLVDADPQANASSGIGIHSPAEGCSTYEMLVGVRNAADIIQQSQMPFLSVLPAHINLVGAEVELVDMEERERRLKIGLESVRDRYEFILIDCPPSLGLLTLNALTAADSVLIPVQCEYYALEGLGQLLNTINMVKKQMNEKLDIEGVLMTMFDARLRLSNQIVEEVRKYFGDKVFTTVVARNVRLSEAPSFGKPIILYDAVSPGARHYMDLAAEVMARNNHSGAVVPDHRA, encoded by the coding sequence GTGGGCAAGATCATAACGATAACGAACCAGAAGGGGGGCGTGGGCAAGACCACGACGGCGGTGAACCTCGCCGCGTGCCTGGCCGCTGCCGAACGTCCAACCCTGTTGGTCGATGCAGACCCCCAGGCCAATGCCTCGAGCGGCATCGGCATCCACTCGCCTGCCGAAGGCTGCAGCACGTACGAAATGCTGGTCGGCGTGCGGAACGCCGCGGATATCATCCAGCAAAGCCAGATGCCCTTCCTCTCCGTCCTTCCCGCCCATATCAACCTGGTGGGCGCCGAGGTCGAACTGGTGGATATGGAAGAGCGCGAACGGCGCCTGAAGATCGGCCTGGAGAGTGTTCGTGATCGCTACGAGTTCATCCTCATCGACTGTCCGCCGTCGCTCGGATTGCTGACGCTCAACGCTTTGACCGCGGCTGATTCGGTGCTCATCCCCGTCCAGTGCGAGTATTATGCCCTCGAAGGGCTGGGGCAGCTGCTCAATACCATCAATATGGTGAAGAAGCAGATGAACGAGAAGCTGGACATCGAGGGCGTGCTCATGACGATGTTCGATGCGCGCCTCCGGCTCTCCAACCAGATCGTGGAAGAAGTGCGGAAATATTTCGGCGACAAGGTCTTCACGACCGTCGTCGCGCGGAACGTGCGCCTCAGTGAGGCTCCCAGTTTCGGGAAGCCCATCATCCTGTATGATGCCGTGTCACCGGGCGCAAGACACTATATGGACCTGGCCGCGGAGGTCATGGCCAGGAACAACCACTCCGGTGCCGTTGTCCCGGACCATAGAGCGTAA
- a CDS encoding ParB/RepB/Spo0J family partition protein, whose product MSKNKLALGRGLASLIPSSGSAPASAAPDPVAGPAPDQDFIRIQLALVGRNPFQPRADFSPAALEELTASIREKGVIQPVTVRRVDGGYQLISGERRVRAAREAGLRTIPAYILDVRTDEEMLELALIENLQREQLNPIEIAISYRRLMEECGLTQEEVSHRIGKERSTVTNFLRLLKLPEEIQTAVRKGEISGGHARALLAFEERPQQMSAFRKILARGLSVREVESLVRKDTGGTRTKGGAARRSSSSALSSVEDRLRRLLGTKVQVRPGQGGKGEIVIEYYSAEDLDRLLEVFESINER is encoded by the coding sequence ATGTCGAAGAATAAACTTGCCCTGGGCAGGGGCCTTGCATCGCTGATCCCCTCCTCCGGCAGCGCGCCCGCCTCCGCTGCTCCGGATCCCGTTGCCGGGCCCGCGCCCGATCAGGACTTCATCCGTATCCAGCTCGCGCTCGTCGGGCGCAACCCGTTCCAGCCCCGTGCCGATTTCTCACCGGCTGCACTCGAAGAGCTCACCGCGTCGATCAGGGAGAAGGGGGTCATCCAGCCCGTCACCGTCAGGCGTGTCGATGGTGGGTACCAGCTCATCTCCGGCGAACGCCGCGTGCGTGCCGCCCGCGAGGCCGGGCTTCGCACCATCCCTGCCTATATCCTCGATGTGCGCACGGATGAGGAAATGCTGGAACTGGCCCTCATCGAGAACCTGCAGCGCGAACAGCTCAATCCGATCGAGATCGCCATCTCCTACCGTCGATTGATGGAGGAATGCGGCCTGACGCAGGAGGAGGTTTCCCATCGTATCGGCAAGGAACGCTCCACCGTCACCAATTTCCTCCGGTTGCTCAAGCTCCCGGAGGAGATCCAGACGGCGGTGCGGAAAGGGGAGATCTCCGGCGGCCATGCGCGCGCCCTACTCGCGTTCGAAGAGAGGCCGCAGCAGATGAGTGCCTTCCGGAAGATCCTCGCCCGCGGACTTTCGGTGCGCGAAGTGGAATCCTTGGTCCGGAAGGATACCGGGGGAACGCGGACGAAGGGAGGTGCCGCCCGCAGGAGTAGCTCCTCCGCGCTGAGCTCCGTGGAAGACCGGCTCCGCCGCCTGCTCGGGACGAAGGTGCAGGTCCGCCCCGGGCAGGGTGGGAAGGGTGAGATCGTGATCGAATACTATTCGGCCGAAGACCTCGATCGCCTCCTCGAGGTGTTCGAGTCCATCAACGAACGTTAG
- a CDS encoding RidA family protein, translating to MEKKVVNTSSAPGAIGPYSQGIIASGTLVFTAGQIPIVPATGELLAGDVGQQTRQALENLKAILEAAGASLGTVIKTTVFLKDMNEFAAMNAVYGTYFRDAPPARSTIEVARLPKDARVEIEAVAIVTKA from the coding sequence ATGGAAAAGAAGGTCGTCAACACCTCATCGGCTCCCGGAGCCATCGGGCCGTACAGCCAGGGTATCATCGCCAGCGGAACGCTGGTCTTCACCGCCGGACAGATCCCCATCGTGCCGGCGACCGGCGAGCTCCTGGCCGGCGACGTGGGCCAGCAGACACGGCAGGCCCTGGAGAACCTGAAGGCGATCCTCGAAGCGGCGGGCGCCTCGCTCGGGACCGTCATCAAGACCACGGTCTTCCTGAAGGACATGAATGAATTTGCGGCGATGAACGCCGTCTACGGCACGTACTTCCGCGACGCGCCTCCGGCCCGCTCCACGATCGAAGTGGCACGGCTCCCGAAAGATGCCCGCGTCGAGATCGAAGCGGTCGCGATCGTCACGAAAGCCTGA